In Cryptomeria japonica chromosome 10, Sugi_1.0, whole genome shotgun sequence, a genomic segment contains:
- the LOC131042793 gene encoding uncharacterized protein LOC131042793 isoform X1 — translation MIWMVFSKAQSALLKPVGQSMLFHLESAKDGPKGKYVQKQAPLLWKLFILLVLGVSGICVCFLGVDQSISKRKSENLSCPENKTNHVHCQQLHARSFPVHYPQPISYSRKECSCTPVHNFVILTMQRSGSGWFETLLNNHPNISSHGEIFANEIRRESFTSIKKVLDVVYNLDWNSSASKNDCTAAVGFKWMLNQGAMEYNKQALAYFEEKGVSVIFLLRRNILRRYVSILANVFDKEAKLLNGTHQSHVHSKVEAEILAQYKPLVNVTFLIAYLQRIQQIMDDAIYFFNSTRHTVIYYEDISKPEKITGILDFLGLQPRELRSQHVKIHTKPLSDHIQNWKEVYKLLKGTHLERLLRDS, via the exons ATGATATGGATGGTTTTCTCAAAGGCTCAGAGCGCACTCCTTAAACCTGTAGGGCAAAGCATGTTGTTTCATCTAGAGTCCGCTAAGGATGGGCCAAAG GGCAAGTATGTGCAAAAGCAAGCGCCATTGTTATGGAAACTCTTTATTCTTTTGGTGCTTGGAGTCAGTGGAATATGCGTGTGTTTTCTGGGTGTTGATCAGAGTATCTCCAAAAGAAAATCAGAAAATCTTTCTTGTCCGGAGAACAAGACAAATCATGTACATTGTCAGCAACTTCATGCTCGTAGTTTTCCTGTCCACTATCCTCAACCAATTTCTTATAGCAG AAAAGAATGCTCTTGCACTCCTGTACACAATTTCGTGATATTAACTATGCAAAGATCTGGAAGTGGGTGGTTTGAGACACTTCTCAATAACCACCCAAACATCAGTTCACATGGAGAGATATTTGCAAATGAGATCCGAAGGGAAAGCTTTACTTCCATAAAAAAGGTTTTGGATGTAGTGTATAATCTGGATTGGAATAGTAGTGCTTCCAAGAATGATTGCACTGCAGCTGTTGGATTCAAATGGATGCTTAACCAG GGTGCCATGGAATATAATAAGCAAGCTCTGGCTTATTTCGAAGAAAAGGGGGTGTCCGTAATCTTCCTTCTCAGACGCAACATTTTAAGAAGATACGTGTCCATCCTTGCCAATGTGTTTGACAAGGAAGCAAAGCTTCTCAATGGAACACATCAATCTCATGTACATTCTAAAGTTGAG GCAGAAATTTTGGCACAATATAAGCCATTGGTGAACGTGACCTTTCTGATTGCATATTTGCAGCGGATTCAACAAATAATGGATGATGCAATATATTTTTTCAACAGCACTCGACATACAGTAATTTATTATGAAGACATAAGCAAGCCAGAG AAGATAACGGGAATCCTGGACTTTCTTGGTCTGCAACCAAGGGAACTTAGAAGCCAGCATGTGAAGATTCACACCAAGCCTCTTTCAGACCATATCCAAAACTGGAAAGAAGTTTATAAACTATTGAAAGGAACTCACCTTGAACGCTTACTACGAGATTCTTGA
- the LOC131042793 gene encoding uncharacterized protein LOC131042793 isoform X2, with amino-acid sequence MGAGELDSPSRCPKVFSGKYVQKQAPLLWKLFILLVLGVSGICVCFLGVDQSISKRKSENLSCPENKTNHVHCQQLHARSFPVHYPQPISYSRKECSCTPVHNFVILTMQRSGSGWFETLLNNHPNISSHGEIFANEIRRESFTSIKKVLDVVYNLDWNSSASKNDCTAAVGFKWMLNQGAMEYNKQALAYFEEKGVSVIFLLRRNILRRYVSILANVFDKEAKLLNGTHQSHVHSKVEAEILAQYKPLVNVTFLIAYLQRIQQIMDDAIYFFNSTRHTVIYYEDISKPEKITGILDFLGLQPRELRSQHVKIHTKPLSDHIQNWKEVYKLLKGTHLERLLRDS; translated from the exons ATGGGAGCTGGAGAGCTTGATTCGCCTTCACGATGTCCCAAGGTTTTCTCT GGCAAGTATGTGCAAAAGCAAGCGCCATTGTTATGGAAACTCTTTATTCTTTTGGTGCTTGGAGTCAGTGGAATATGCGTGTGTTTTCTGGGTGTTGATCAGAGTATCTCCAAAAGAAAATCAGAAAATCTTTCTTGTCCGGAGAACAAGACAAATCATGTACATTGTCAGCAACTTCATGCTCGTAGTTTTCCTGTCCACTATCCTCAACCAATTTCTTATAGCAG AAAAGAATGCTCTTGCACTCCTGTACACAATTTCGTGATATTAACTATGCAAAGATCTGGAAGTGGGTGGTTTGAGACACTTCTCAATAACCACCCAAACATCAGTTCACATGGAGAGATATTTGCAAATGAGATCCGAAGGGAAAGCTTTACTTCCATAAAAAAGGTTTTGGATGTAGTGTATAATCTGGATTGGAATAGTAGTGCTTCCAAGAATGATTGCACTGCAGCTGTTGGATTCAAATGGATGCTTAACCAG GGTGCCATGGAATATAATAAGCAAGCTCTGGCTTATTTCGAAGAAAAGGGGGTGTCCGTAATCTTCCTTCTCAGACGCAACATTTTAAGAAGATACGTGTCCATCCTTGCCAATGTGTTTGACAAGGAAGCAAAGCTTCTCAATGGAACACATCAATCTCATGTACATTCTAAAGTTGAG GCAGAAATTTTGGCACAATATAAGCCATTGGTGAACGTGACCTTTCTGATTGCATATTTGCAGCGGATTCAACAAATAATGGATGATGCAATATATTTTTTCAACAGCACTCGACATACAGTAATTTATTATGAAGACATAAGCAAGCCAGAG AAGATAACGGGAATCCTGGACTTTCTTGGTCTGCAACCAAGGGAACTTAGAAGCCAGCATGTGAAGATTCACACCAAGCCTCTTTCAGACCATATCCAAAACTGGAAAGAAGTTTATAAACTATTGAAAGGAACTCACCTTGAACGCTTACTACGAGATTCTTGA